The Vespula pensylvanica isolate Volc-1 chromosome 3, ASM1446617v1, whole genome shotgun sequence nucleotide sequence AAATGGGCTTGGGCAAAACTGTTCAATCTATAGCTTTTTTGTGTCACGTAGCCGAGAGATATTGTGAgcctatttaaaataaaacttgagttttatttttctctgatatgtaaataaattgaaaataacaatttacaGCTGTGTGGGGTccatttttgattatttcacCGGCTTCTACTTTGCATAATTGGCAACAAGAGATGGCAAGATTCGTACCAGTTTTTAAAGTTGTACCATATTGGGGAAATCCACAAGAACGAAAAATTTTAAGACAATTTTGGGACACTAAGGATTTACATACAAAAGAAGCATCATTTCATGTAGTAATAACAAGTTATCAATTAGTTATTACcgactataaatattttaatagaataaagtGGCAGTATATGATTTTAGACGAAGCACAAGCAATAAAAAGCACTAGCAGGTATGTTATAGTGAGTTGGAGAGGTTTGAAAAAGTATAAGAGTAATGAAAGAacttcgtttcatttattacattctatgtattttctttGCAGTATGAGATGGAAATTATTGCTTGGATTTAGTTGCCGTAATAGGTTACTATTAAGTGGTACACCTATACAAAATAGTATGGCTGAATTATGGGCTTTACTACATTTTATAATGCCAACTTTATTTGATTCTCATGATGAATTTAACGAATGGTTTTCTAAAGATATTGAAAGTCATGCTGAAAATAAAACTGGAATTGATGAAAGTAAGTCGTTACTTTGATccaaaattacttttaaagattgaaatttttaatcgacgtCGCATGatctaatgaatattttcttaatcagAGCATTTATCGAGATTACACATGATCTTAAAGCCCTTTATGTtacgaagaattaaaaaggatGTTGAAAATGAATTGTCTGATAAAATCGAAGTAATGGTATATTGCCCGCTTACGACTCGTCAAAAATTACTTTATTCAGGTGtgttaatttgttatattgttttatgtaaatacattttatactgGTATATTATTCTTGTTGCATACAGCactgaagaaaaagattcgtaTCGAGGACTTACTTCATTACACagttggtggtggtgataCAACtccgaacgataaaaattttacttccAATTTAATGAATCTAGTCATGCAGTTCCGTAAGGTAGATATACTGATCAACATgatgaagtatatatatatattatgaaacctaaacaaaaatcttattaaaatatgtttcatAGGTCTGTAATCATCCCGAACTTTTTGAGCGTAGAGACGCTAAATCTCCGTTTTTTATGTGTACACAATCTTTTGAAATGCCagcattattatatatagaggGACTTTTGCATCTTGCTTTACCATCCAAAGATCATTTATTGTacaataaattgtttatatttgcTACCGAGTATATTCACAAAGCACTTCATGGCGAAAGTCAAAGCAATTTacatggaaatattttttcattcagcagatttattgatatatctccaatggaattaaataaaatatttataactggTATTTTATTTAGGTATGtaattttccaattaaatCAATGAACGttttagataaatagattagtaaaaaataaatcgattactTTATTACATCATATTCGTAAACAGATTATGTCTTACAACGATtatggaaagaaagatgagaatGATACGTTATTGGGATGATTGGTATATAGATGATAGACCAGCGATACCTAAAGATCAAATGTTGTTGCTACCTAGAAAAATAGAGGCATCGTCACAGACAATaagtgatattatttttacggaAAAAATACTTGAAGGAGAAggtttatacacacatactacACATACTATCCATTCAATGCCAGAAACAGTTGCTCATAGAATACTGCGTAGTAGTAAAAAAACTGctattcaaatattaaaagcaagtatatttaaatattactggtttaacaatgattaaactaaaaaatgtatattgtaATTCTATCACTGTTATTTCGTCATAGAAGGGAGTGTCTTCTACAAAAGCAGAACAAGGCGAAGAGACAAAATTAACATTGTTACCTGAACATCCTCATCTCCCACGCCCtttaatttttagatattgTCAGCAAACAACTATCCCTGCTTTTGTCTGTGACAATTATCCCAAGGtcagatatatatttacatcgaCGTATTTAGTCAATCTATATTGATTACGAAACATCTTATTCTCGTTTTATCTTGCATTATAGGTTCAAGCGAATCCTCGTAAGTTATACGTTAGCAATAGTTCTGCTGCATGTGCATGGAAAAGGCACGAAGATTGTGGTGGACCATTTGGCCAGACTTTACTTTGGTTTGGTTACGAAAGGgcaatttctctttctgaatCACAAGATAATTCAAATATGCGTGTAAGACATAGAACATCTACATTCTCGTATGAGCCACTTGGTGGATTATCTGCATGTAATCCAATAAATGGATGGTCTAATATTATTGTGCCaggcatgtatatatattaaagatattcgtttatatgtaagtaatggtaaattacatatataaacttttcatataaacattctcacataatatataatatgttctAGACAAACAAACCTTAGTAACGGACGCAGGAAAACTTTCTGTTCTTGATAGCCTTCTTCGACGTTTAAAAGAACAAGGTCATCGCGTTCTTATATATTCTCAAATGACAAAAATGATTGATCTACTAGAGGTAATATGAacattcaatttttcttttcttcaattaatctaattaataataaactcgTGAATTTAATTTCGTAGGAGTACATGTATCATAGGAAGCATACGTTCATGCGATTGGATGGTTCTTCCAAAATTTCCGATCGTCGCGATATGGTTGCGGATTTTCAAAAGAGGTAAACAGAAAtggattttataataataacaaatatttctagTCTAAAGCAAAAGAGATATCttacgtttgtttgttttttttttcagagcagacatatttgtttttctcttgaGCACCAGAGCTGGTGGTCTTGGAATTAATCTAACTGCTGCGGATACGGTACGTGATTAccaattaaaaaacattttttcccatgttttttaaaaattttctattaataagtgaaataatgttataggtaatattttacgatagtGATTGGAATCCAACAGTGGATCAACAAGCCATGGATCGTGCTCACAGATTAGGACAAACTAAACAAGTTACtgtttatcgattaatttgtaaaggaactatcgaagaaagaatattacaaCGGGCGCGTGAAAAGAGCGAGGTTTGTTCGACGGATTAATCGATTTACACTCTGCtatttctacgtatatatatatatatatatatatatatatatatatattttttttttctaacatacatttttttacagataCAACGTATGGTAATAAGCGGAGGGAACTTCAAGCCGGATACTCTCAAGCCAAAGGAGGTAGTTTCACTTTTACTGGATGATGAGGAGATTGAAGCGAAatgtaagtataattataaattgaaagaatattCTTTAACACTCATTATCATTGTGTCTTTCCGtttatcgttatataaatatatatatatatatagaatagaaatatattatacattataaacaTATCGTGGATCGTTGAACGAGAAATgatgaacgaataaattgGGTGGAAGGGTATGCACGATACTATTATGCTCGTTAGGTTATGCTAATGCcttaataacgaataataataagaggaGTAACGGAATGTGgtacatatctacgtataagTTTGTGTCCGTATATTTTAGATAGCCAACGAAGCGAGGAGAGAAAGCCGCACGTGGACGAGACTCGCCTTGAGTCGAACCTGCACCACAAGGAGAGGGACAGGAAGAGGAAGTTAACCGCGTTTCCGGTCAAGGTGAGACAGACACCCTTACATTATTATCACCCGCACTTCTttccattatattttctttctcttttatcgcttatacatatacctttcccttcctttttcttttctacgaaacAATTACGTGCTATCTTTACTACGTCCTTATtctaacgatttttttttgtcaaagtCATTGATTTCGCATGATGATTCGAAGAGACTATGTTTGATGGATACTAATGGTGATAAAGTCACTGATAATTCCCAAGTTAATTCGAATGACAATAAACAAGTAATAAATTCGATACAAACGCATCATCAGAACAATCATCAAGTCGACATTCCTGAAGAACATAGCGTTCCTGCTAGTCCAATCAAATCAGAGGttcgtataattaaattgatttacgATAAATATCTACTTCtcattatataagaaataaatttgcaaTGACAGGACGAAACGAGCAATGAAGGATTAGTCGTCGACGTGGATGGTCCTGTGATAGGATCGAACGTTGATTCCAGACAATCTTGCGTTAATCAATTTGGAGAATCGACAAAATCTGCACACCTTGGTCACAATTTTGTAATGACTGGAAACGTTAGCGGACGAATACGACCAAGTGTTCGTGGTACTAGTAAAAGAGGAAGACCACGGGGTTCTCGAAGAGGTGGACCAGTCGGTGGAAAGGGTAGAGGCCTTTTCTTATTCCACTCTTCGTCGAAAGGTACAGCCACTTCGTCTCAATCATCTTCGACGACAGTCAGCAGTGTATCTTCTCAGGGTGATCAATCTTTGCAACATGGTAAGATTTTATTcctattaaaagagaaattatttaatcgtttacAAATTTTCTCATTGATGATTAATATATCCTTTggattataaaatgataatttaggaaagaacgaacggaCTCGCAATCAgaatcatataaatttatacgatttaacATGCTTGATGAAATCATAGTTTCGTGAAAATGCATTTTCGTGACGCACCCTCGTTTTAATGTAGGTTTAATCCCTGGCTGActcttttatactttatcAGTTCCTTTGCTTAagtccccttttttctctctctgtctgcctctctctttctctttctctctctctctctctctctctctctctctctctctctctctctctctttctctctctctctctcatctctctttctttctcttgtcctTTATTTCCACACTTGGTCAGGTTCTCGTGGGATTTTGCAGTGCACAGACGAAATACGCCCATGGGCCCATATTCGCATATATCCCTTCGATAGAATTGTGGATCAACGAAATTCCCTCGCGAGCACATGTGCGCACAAGTGCCGAGGGGAACGTTTAGAGTTTAGCGGTAGGGCAAAATCCGAAAGTACCCTCTCGAAGTCGGTCCATTTTCCTCTTACCCCTATGGAGAAAGTGTCATGACTCATTCCTACGATCGTATTTTTCCTGCTCCATTTAAATAGTTCGCTTGGTCCATATCTTtacaataaagagaaatagataaatttttttttaaagagtcAAATAACGAGTGAATAATAAGGAtcagaaaaaacaaaacaaaatagtCTAAAGAGAAGCtttaaaggaattaaaaaaaaaaaaaaaataacaaattatgaGAAGTTTTCAAATGGAAAAAATCAATGCATTTCGCGAGAGGAATcgaatgatgatgatgatgatgatgatgatgtcgTGGTACATGTTGATGCACTCGAGATCAACGCAATCTTATTTGTCAGCAGACTTTGTTCTCGGTGCATCGTGTTATGAGCGGCTGACTCGAAGGAGGAACAAGACGGGTAAATGATCTCACGTAACGACACGTGGACCGAAGTTGATTCGGTATGTTGCGCGTATGCTCGTGCTACATACACGAAAAGGAAAGGGGTCGGTTTCTCACTTGTCGTTGACTGGAAGGCGAACGGACAATAGCAGGTGCGGAGCGAAGGCGACAGCTGTGATCGATGCTCTTCTTAGGTTTTCGGAACTTGCTTATATCTTTcccaatttctctctctctctctctctctctttctctctctttctctatctctatctctatctttatctctatctctatctttatctctatctctatctctctctctatctatctttctctctgtctttctgtctctctctctctttctgtctttctctttctctctatttctctctatctttatcaatgttttcttttatttatctgatTATATTTAGCTTtttaaaatcctttttttaaatttgatcaGTCATTTAAATTACTTCTGATTGACCGTCATTAAGCAATTATGAaataagtattttaatattaatttttatactgCAAGAGATACAAGTTCTAAAAGAAGCCGAATCAACGATTGAGACACGTTCATAGTTCAAATACCTACCACGAACGTCCTTATCGTGACCGCTTCATTTACGTAATCCTTCATATTGAAATGTATTGTCGTGATGCAAATAAATGTGAAAAAGCTATTGGATTTGCGAATTATTCCGTCGCGTTTTGTCGCCAACTCGTACCATACCGTATCGTACCGTACCGTGCCATATCGTACCGCATCGTATCATCGTACATtccgattttattatttttctataccgGGCGATGAAGTAAGCATATGTAAGTATGaatgttcgaagaaaaagattttagaATGATTTGGatttgaaatgaaacaaaacaaaaaaaaaaaagaaaaaaaaacaaaaaaaaaaaacaaaaaaaaaattcttgcaAAAGTATAAACGATACAAgatgataaagagaagaacTAATCCGGTAAGTAACTAATTAGTCGCTAAATTTTATTGAACGTTCTTGGAcgatctgtttcttttttttttttttttttcttattttatttatctttctttgtatcGGTACGGGAAGACCAGGAGAGTTCGATATAAGCACGTGTGGGCGAAATTCTCGCGTAGCGAGATAGAGAACGAAGGACACAAAGAAGCTGCCGGTGGATTCGACATAGCTGAAAGCGAATGGAACGCGAGGATTCGCGGAATGCCGCCGGTCCGGCTGACTCAACCCTTCCTTATCCTATCCTTCCAATATTATCCCATGGAATCTTAACTGCGTTCAATCATTGATCAAGCTCCTTTCCCaccttttttctcattccctTTGTCTAGCCCGATAATAGCTACTTCGTTGTTAATTTTTCACAATTACAAACGTTGGCAAAACAAATAtcgcatattttcttttttacctttttctttttttttctctctctatctctgttactctgtctgtttgtctgtctctctctctctctctctctctctttctctctctcagttaataaatcgttccattaaatcgatttaatgtAATCAGAACAAGGAGTAACATCGATCCGTGCTTTCATCGAAAATTCACGAATTCgcatttttcctctctttcccatCGTCGAGTGTCCACTTTAGAGTCCTCCATGTCGAGGAGAACAATTTGAATTGGATTGGATTGGGACGTGCCATGGAATGCGTAAGGATTTGGATGGgaataaggaagaaaggacTATACAGAAAGGAAAGTAGGGGAGGAGAAGGCAGCCGAGACACGTTCCTCCTATGTCCTCGTGCGGCTACTGACCTTCGACCCTGTCGCTCCACCCGCCTTCCCCTATCTTCGCTATATTTctcaatcttttctttttattccagACTATATCTTGTCCCTCCGGATCTTACGAATGCTGAGAAAAGATGCCTTGGCACGAACCGAATGGTTctacaatatttcttttcgatgaatAAATCGATCTGTAGTCTGATATTTTAAAGGGGCTACCGTCGAGAAAACTGACGTTGCAATCTTCAAAATTATCATAATACAATCTCGATAGTGTTTAGCAGATTTACATAAACCTATTTACTTATCTTTTACCAAGTGATCAATATTTTTGggtgatattattaaaacacgAAATATCTCGTGATACGTCATAAATATTTGCGAATCGGTTACTGTTATAGGAACGCAAGGATGTACAGGATCAACCGAGGGTGATGGTCCCAGCACTGTAGGGCCTTTAGGTCCAGTCGGTTCTTTGGGTCCTCTACCAGGTAGAGGCGGAACCGCAGCAATTCGTCGTGGTCCAGGTCGACCTAGATTGAGACCAAGTGGCCCAGGACATCAAGGTTATCGTATCCCTAGTGGGCATCATCATGGAAAAAAAGTGCAACGTCCTCTCCCCGTTCCACTACGATCTCATCAAACGATCTCGAGTGTAACTCAACATAAATCGTTGCAAAGAGTCGTTGGTTCGTCTGTACATTCGCCAACATCAATGTCAGCACCGAGTACAACTGCGTGTTTTTCATCTACGTCCGATGATCCGCGTCCTTTTGGATTTTATacgcagcaacaacaacagcaacagcaacaacagcaacagaaACAACGTGAACAGACACCTGCACGAAGATTGTCCTCCTAATTATTAGTGAGATCGGTGTGTAATCTTCGTTGAATGTGGCTAGTAAACATGACAAAGCCTGGAGTTGAAAGATCGATCATTCGATTGGTTACACAGGGATAGAATTCTTGCCAAATTTCTAAGTTCTCGTATTGTACAAATTAGTACGAGGTTATTCGGCAGTACGTCTACTTTAATGTAACCGAAGTTATACGTTTCTGTACGTGTATTTACAGTACAGTGTACAAGGAACACGATACTTTAttgattaagaagaaaaaaagtgatagTCGTGAGCGAAATGTTAATCGTTATAATCGAGTAACGACGAGGAAGagtccaattttttttttgttcattcccTTCCATTCGCTCACGACTCGTCGATCCGGACTCGTTAGTATCGTTTTAGCAATATTCCGTCGCTGGTCTCGGTTGGCCGATATTTTTTACGCGTGTTATGCGAGAAACTACTGCGCAAATTCGACTTTGTAAAAGAAAGGTATTTATATTAGCAATAAACGAAACAGCCTTCGCGCGCACGCGCGATTGTGTACATCGTACATCGTATTTTATCTGTTGACGTTTCAATTTCTGCGTCCTTTCTCGTGCATTCTGCGTATACATTTGTTCGAGAATTTATTGGGTATAAAACTGAATAAACAACTACGCAGATTATTTCGCATCAATCGATAATTCATTGTCTATTTATTGCAGGGATAAATTGATCCAGGTTAGTAGGGATCGCGAAAGCATCGCGCAAATGCATTCGCGAAGCATCTCCTTGagtattctcttttatcgaaaGTAGTAATAGTCAATAGACCGTCGGACGATAGATTTCACATGTCGcaataagtacatatatcgctaatacattatattttctacgaaacaAAACGTAATAATCTTCTTTCACTTTAAATCGCTTTCTAAGcaacgataataacgaatatCAATGTAGAACACATAGTACAGCAATCGTTATAGTTACAAATCAGTATGTCGTTAAATTATTAGCTTCTTGTGTTTCACGACTCGATCATCTTTCATCGATAATTTTCTACAATCAATAGACGAagattcgaacgatttcgatacgtacgtatatacgttttattttcgatgCAAATCGAGACACATTATGGCCTCGAACTTAGCAAGTACAAATCCGTACATTCGCTGGTGTGACAGCAAAGGTCCGAAAGCTGGAGGCAATGTTCACCGATGCGCAAGTACGAAGTTGCAGCTGCCGGTGAAGCAGCGTCGTCATCTGCGTGATTGGATTCGAGCCGATCGTATGCCGGACTTGGTCTTACGCCTGATGCCTGATGGTGACCCTAACAT carries:
- the LOC122628145 gene encoding chromatin-remodeling ATPase INO80 isoform X4; amino-acid sequence: MTDRTGTMRLEAEMAAPLHLQRLERSLNIQPFLRQIDDLFQEHASEDDKSMSSDSSDGSDAYLDDVLTRKEEERINKLRLYNMSSVGEERRWLQDILLSDSESSASGSDTDGPVTEEDFQEMLKFHILRKKYQGRFYQKPENIQYQYYSAGLLSSYDRFLEHQKLIVGNKKKKDKKPEKKVMKIKKEKIPRHRPSEDYHEGDYLDEEWDRTIPKEEELDEAELEAIMRHQPRPRGRKKHNNKSPEVMAIRRRKIWVMMSKKELGKVQRAKTNNHKEMLISCKKVAQHCMKYWRQKAMQSQKNMKETIWRAKRLTREMQSYWKRYDRVERETRRRLEKEAEEQRKMDVELIEAKRQQRKLNFLITQTELYAHFMSRKLGKASPEEQLRILNQLDEEKNPRLIGIDDYDSEVMKQKAKKNATEAFDNEKARTKQFDTAAASQELRLSDTPENLEHPQPTIFKGNLKGYQLKGMNWLANLYDQGISGILADEMGLGKTVQSIAFLCHVAERYSVWGPFLIISPASTLHNWQQEMARFVPVFKVVPYWGNPQERKILRQFWDTKDLHTKEASFHVVITSYQLVITDYKYFNRIKWQYMILDEAQAIKSTSSMRWKLLLGFSCRNRLLLSGTPIQNSMAELWALLHFIMPTLFDSHDEFNEWFSKDIESHAENKTGIDEKHLSRLHMILKPFMLRRIKKDVENELSDKIEVMVYCPLTTRQKLLYSALKKKIRIEDLLHYTVGGGDTTPNDKNFTSNLMNLVMQFRKVCNHPELFERRDAKSPFFMCTQSFEMPALLYIEGLLHLALPSKDHLLYNKLFIFATEYIHKALHGESQSNLHGNIFSFSRFIDISPMELNKIFITGILFRLCLTTIMERKMRMIRYWDDWYIDDRPAIPKDQMLLLPRKIEASSQTISDIIFTEKILEGEGLYTHTTHTIHSMPETVAHRILRSSKKTAIQILKKGVSSTKAEQGEETKLTLLPEHPHLPRPLIFRYCQQTTIPAFVCDNYPKVQANPRKLYVSNSSAACAWKRHEDCGGPFGQTLLWFGYERAISLSESQDNSNMRVRHRTSTFSYEPLGGLSACNPINGWSNIIVPDKQTLVTDAGKLSVLDSLLRRLKEQGHRVLIYSQMTKMIDLLEEYMYHRKHTFMRLDGSSKISDRRDMVADFQKRADIFVFLLSTRAGGLGINLTAADTVIFYDSDWNPTVDQQAMDRAHRLGQTKQVTVYRLICKGTIEERILQRAREKSEIQRMVISGGNFKPDTLKPKEVVSLLLDDEEIEAKYSQRSEERKPHVDETRLESNLHHKERDRKRKLTAFPVKSLISHDDSKRLCLMDTNGDKVTDNSQVNSNDNKQVINSIQTHHQNNHQVDIPEEHSVPASPIKSEDETSNEGLVVDVDGPVIGSNVDSRQSCVNQFGESTKSAHLGHNFVMTGNVSGRIRPSVRGTSKRGRPRGSRRGGPVGGKGRGLFLFHSSSKGTATSSQSSSTTVSSVSSQGDQSLQHADFVLGASCYERLTRRRNKTGK
- the LOC122628145 gene encoding chromatin-remodeling ATPase INO80 isoform X5; its protein translation is MTDRTGTMRLEAEMAAPLHLQRLERSLNIQPFLRQIDDLFQEHASEDDKSMSSDSSDGSDAYLDDVLTRKEEERINKLRLYNMSSVGEERRWLQDILLSDSESSASGSDTDGPVTEEDFQEMLKFHILRKKYQGRFYQKPENIQYQYYSAGLLSSYDRFLEHQKLIVGNKKKKDKKPEKKVMKIKKEKIPRHRPSEDYHEGDYLDEEWDRTIPKEEELDEAELEAIMRHQPRPRGRKKHNNKSPEVMAIRRRKIWVMMSKKELGKVQRAKTNNHKEMLISCKKVAQHCMKYWRQKAMQSQKNMKETIWRAKRLTREMQSYWKRYDRVERETRRRLEKEAEEQRKMDVELIEAKRQQRKLNFLITQTELYAHFMSRKLGKASPEEQLRILNQLDEEKNPRLIGIDDYDSEVMKQKAKKNATEAFDNEKARTKQFDTAAASQELRLSDTPENLEHPQPTIFKGNLKGYQLKGMNWLANLYDQGISGILADEMGLGKTVQSIAFLCHVAERYSVWGPFLIISPASTLHNWQQEMARFVPVFKVVPYWGNPQERKILRQFWDTKDLHTKEASFHVVITSYQLVITDYKYFNRIKWQYMILDEAQAIKSTSSMRWKLLLGFSCRNRLLLSGTPIQNSMAELWALLHFIMPTLFDSHDEFNEWFSKDIESHAENKTGIDEKHLSRLHMILKPFMLRRIKKDVENELSDKIEVMVYCPLTTRQKLLYSALKKKIRIEDLLHYTVGGGDTTPNDKNFTSNLMNLVMQFRKVCNHPELFERRDAKSPFFMCTQSFEMPALLYIEGLLHLALPSKDHLLYNKLFIFATEYIHKALHGESQSNLHGNIFSFSRFIDISPMELNKIFITGILFRLCLTTIMERKMRMIRYWDDWYIDDRPAIPKDQMLLLPRKIEASSQTISDIIFTEKILEGEGLYTHTTHTIHSMPETVAHRILRSSKKTAIQILKKGVSSTKAEQGEETKLTLLPEHPHLPRPLIFRYCQQTTIPAFVCDNYPKVQANPRKLYVSNSSAACAWKRHEDCGGPFGQTLLWFGYERAISLSESQDNSNMRVRHRTSTFSYEPLGGLSACNPINGWSNIIVPDKQTLVTDAGKLSVLDSLLRRLKEQGHRVLIYSQMTKMIDLLEEYMYHRKHTFMRLDGSSKISDRRDMVADFQKRADIFVFLLSTRAGGLGINLTAADTVIFYDSDWNPTVDQQAMDRAHRLGQTKQVTVYRLICKGTIEERILQRAREKSEIQRMVISGGNFKPDTLKPKEVVSLLLDDEEIEAKYSQRSEERKPHVDETRLESNLHHKERDRKRKLTAFPVKSLISHDDSKRLCLMDTNGDKVTDNSQVNSNDNKQVINSIQTHHQNNHQVDIPEEHSVPASPIKSEDETSNEGLVVDVDGPVIGSNVDSRQSCVNQFGESTKSAHLGHNFVMTGNVSGRIRPSVRGTSKRGRPRGSRRGGPVGGKGRGLFLFHSSSKGTATSSQSSSTTVSSVSSQGDQSLQHDFVLGASCYERLTRRRNKTGK